A genomic region of Pseudomonas abietaniphila contains the following coding sequences:
- the lpxK gene encoding tetraacyldisaccharide 4'-kinase: MALTDRLLDAWYEGHPALTLLRPLEALYRRVVNNKRARFVAGQGDIYKAPVPVIVVGNITVGGTGKTPLILWMIDYCRRRGLRVGVVSRGYGARPPSLPWRVTAQQSADQAGDEPLLIVKRTGVPLMIDPDRSQAVRGLLAEEPLDLILSDDGLQHYRMDRDLELVLIDAARGLGNRRCLPAGPLREPVERLESVDALLYNGASEDRDDGYAFRLQPTALVNLLSGEHRPVDYFPAGQALHAVAGIGNPQRFFNTLEGLHWRPVPHAFADHAVFSAQALAFTPVLPLVMTEKDAVKCAAFAAPDWWYLVVEAVPSPAFVSWFDSQLTRLLP; this comes from the coding sequence ATGGCACTCACCGATCGCTTGCTTGACGCATGGTACGAAGGCCATCCGGCGCTGACGCTGCTGCGTCCGCTCGAAGCTTTGTACCGCCGCGTCGTCAACAACAAGCGTGCGCGCTTCGTGGCCGGGCAGGGCGACATCTACAAAGCCCCTGTGCCCGTGATCGTGGTGGGCAACATCACGGTCGGCGGCACCGGCAAGACCCCGCTGATTCTCTGGATGATTGATTACTGTCGTCGTCGGGGTCTGCGCGTGGGCGTGGTCAGCCGTGGTTACGGCGCCAGACCGCCGAGCCTTCCGTGGCGTGTTACCGCCCAGCAGTCTGCCGATCAGGCGGGGGACGAGCCTTTGCTGATCGTCAAACGCACCGGCGTGCCGCTGATGATCGACCCCGATCGTTCGCAGGCGGTGCGCGGATTGCTCGCCGAAGAGCCGCTCGACCTGATTCTTTCCGACGATGGCTTGCAGCATTACCGGATGGATCGGGATCTTGAACTGGTGCTGATCGACGCCGCGCGCGGGCTGGGCAATCGCCGTTGCCTGCCGGCCGGTCCCTTGCGTGAACCAGTCGAGCGTCTGGAGAGCGTTGACGCCTTGCTGTACAACGGCGCCAGCGAAGACCGTGACGACGGTTACGCCTTCAGATTGCAGCCCACTGCGCTGGTCAATCTGCTGAGCGGCGAGCATCGCCCCGTGGATTACTTCCCGGCCGGGCAAGCGCTTCACGCGGTGGCGGGTATCGGCAATCCGCAACGTTTCTTCAATACCCTCGAAGGACTACACTGGCGGCCTGTTCCACATGCGTTCGCCGATCACGCCGTGTTCAGTGCACAGGCGCTGGCGTTCACGCCGGTCCTGCCTTTGGTCATGACCGAAAAAGATGCCGTGAAATGCGCAGCCTTCGCGGCCCCCGACTGGTGGTACCTGGTCGTTGAAGCCGTGCCTTCTCCGGCCTTTGTCAGTTGGTTCGATTCGCAGTTAACCCGGCTTTTGCCATGA
- a CDS encoding HAD-IA family hydrolase — translation MRRDYELLIFDWDGTLSDSIGRIVEAMRTAAELSGRPVRDDLAIKGIIGLGLPEAIRTLYPDITANDLIDFRQRYADSYMAMDVEPSKLFEGVHESLEAFRSEGYRLAVATGKARRGLDRVLKAHGWLDYFDATRAADETASKPDPLMLNEILQHCGVRPEKALMIGDASFDLLMARNAGMDSVAVGYGAQALDSLRQYEPRLAIEHFSELRAWLGARTAESSLLG, via the coding sequence GTGCGCCGTGATTACGAGCTGCTGATTTTTGACTGGGACGGCACGCTGTCCGACTCCATCGGTCGTATTGTCGAGGCCATGCGGACCGCCGCCGAGTTGTCCGGCCGTCCTGTGCGAGACGACCTGGCGATCAAGGGCATTATCGGCCTGGGGTTGCCTGAGGCGATTCGTACGTTGTACCCCGACATCACGGCCAATGACCTGATCGATTTTCGTCAGCGCTACGCAGACAGTTACATGGCGATGGATGTCGAGCCCTCAAAGTTGTTCGAGGGCGTGCATGAGTCGCTGGAGGCGTTCCGTTCCGAGGGTTACCGCCTGGCGGTAGCAACCGGAAAGGCCCGTCGCGGCCTGGATCGCGTGCTCAAGGCTCATGGCTGGCTGGATTACTTCGATGCGACGCGCGCTGCCGACGAGACAGCCAGCAAACCCGATCCTCTGATGCTCAACGAAATCCTGCAGCATTGCGGTGTTCGGCCTGAAAAGGCGCTGATGATCGGCGATGCGTCGTTCGATCTGCTGATGGCGCGTAACGCCGGCATGGATTCCGTGGCCGTAGGGTATGGCGCGCAGGCGCTGGATTCGTTGCGTCAATATGAGCCGCGTCTGGCGATCGAGCATTTTTCCGAATTGCGTGCCTGGTTGGGTGCGCGGACTGCCGAATCTTCGTTGTTGGGGTAA
- a CDS encoding nucleotidyltransferase family protein, with amino-acid sequence MSDTVCAIVLAAGLGSRYRQIAGAHRNKLLAQCKGRDGIERSVLEHVLVGLRPVVNKIVLLTRPHYCSVAELGLLHGCEVVVLESPGMGDSIAAAVAAEPDHRGWLIVLGDMPFIHADTLKRVVNSLEDDSISVPVREGVFGHPVGFGRGFGPALMSLAGEKGAKRLFKGATVIELPVEDPGVLWDVDVPAALNFKL; translated from the coding sequence ATGAGTGACACTGTGTGCGCCATCGTCCTGGCGGCCGGGCTTGGCAGCCGTTACCGGCAGATCGCCGGGGCCCATCGCAACAAATTGCTGGCGCAATGCAAGGGGCGAGACGGTATAGAGCGCTCGGTGCTGGAGCATGTGCTTGTTGGACTGAGGCCTGTGGTCAACAAGATCGTGCTCCTGACCCGCCCTCATTATTGCAGCGTCGCCGAATTGGGGTTGCTGCATGGCTGTGAGGTTGTGGTGCTGGAGTCCCCAGGCATGGGCGACAGCATTGCCGCCGCCGTGGCGGCGGAGCCTGATCATCGGGGCTGGTTGATTGTTCTTGGGGACATGCCTTTCATCCATGCGGATACCCTCAAGCGGGTGGTCAATTCGCTGGAGGACGATTCTATCAGCGTGCCTGTTCGAGAGGGGGTGTTTGGCCATCCTGTCGGGTTCGGTCGAGGGTTTGGTCCCGCCCTGATGTCGTTAGCGGGAGAGAAGGGTGCCAAGCGGCTGTTCAAGGGCGCCACTGTCATAGAGCTGCCGGTTGAAGATCCCGGCGTCCTTTGGGATGTGGACGTGCCTGCGGCGTTGAATTTCAAATTGTAG
- the rne gene encoding ribonuclease E: MKRMLINATQPEELRVALVDGQRLYDLDIESGAREQKKANIYKGRITRIEPSLEAAFVDFGSERHGFLPLKEISREYFKKSPEGRVNIKDVLSEGQEVIVQVEKEERGNKGAALTTFISLAGRYLVLMPNNPRAGGISRRIEGEERNELREALNGLIAPADMGLIVRTAGLGRSSEEMQWDLDYLLQLWTAIKEASLDRAAPFLIYQESNVIIRAIRDYLRQDIGEVLIDSVEAQEEALTFIRQVMPQYASKIKLYEDSVPLFNRFQIESQIETAFQRVVELPSGGSIVIDPTEALVSIDINSARATKGSDIEETALQTNLEAAEEIARQLRLRDIGGLIVIDFIDMTPAKNQRAVEEKVRESLEADRARVQVGRISRFGLLEMSRQRLRPSLGESSGIVCPRCNGTGIIRDVESLSLAILRLIEEEALKDRTAEVRAQVPIPVAAFLLNEKRNSITKIELRTRARIIILPNDHLETPHFEVQRLRDDSPEAHSLQSSYEIAAAAAEVEEVQPAAATRTLVRQEAAVKTAPARANAPVPTEVAAPVAAPAPVAHEPSLFKGLVKSLVSLFATKEEPVAPAAVVEKPAAERPARNEERRNGRQQSRSRNGRRDEERKPREERAPRAEREERAPREERAPREERAPREERAPREPRETRDETATPREERPARAPREERQPRAQREDRKPREERVRELREPLDAAPAVNVPREERPERAPREERQPRAPREERQPRAEQAAAAVEDEALLNNEEQQDENGQEHAEGDRPRRRSRGQRRRSNRRERQRDANGDVIEGSEEHQAEAGHDTVRSEGNSTEIAAGLAVTAAVAESVISAPAEADAHRQAERATAAVEAPAVEAAPVEKAEAPVVEAPAVEAPTATAKRSIMPEVEVAQFDASLSPFERQVKAAAQAETVETPAEVEAPAVVEAPAPAPVVEAPVAAPVAPVEAPKAAEPVVEKPVIEQPVAAEPVVAAAELAAPEIVAAPVAVEPAPAPAPVAAEKPALPMASTGRAPNDPREVRRRRLEAERLQKEAEAAANAAPQQAPVVAAPAPVAVEAVASPAPVVDEHVNTKEAVTEHGGELEESKEPKPLA, translated from the coding sequence ATGAAAAGAATGCTGATTAACGCGACTCAACCTGAAGAGTTGCGTGTTGCGCTGGTAGACGGCCAGCGCCTATACGACCTGGACATCGAATCCGGGGCCCGCGAACAGAAGAAGGCCAACATCTATAAAGGCCGGATCACGCGCATCGAACCCAGCCTTGAAGCCGCGTTTGTCGACTTCGGCTCTGAGCGTCACGGCTTTCTGCCGCTGAAAGAAATCTCCCGCGAATACTTCAAGAAGTCACCGGAAGGTCGCGTCAACATCAAGGACGTCCTGAGCGAAGGCCAGGAAGTCATCGTTCAGGTCGAGAAAGAAGAGCGTGGCAACAAGGGCGCTGCCCTGACCACCTTCATCAGCCTGGCCGGCCGTTACCTGGTGCTGATGCCGAACAACCCGCGTGCCGGTGGCATTTCCCGCCGCATCGAAGGCGAAGAGCGCAACGAACTGCGCGAAGCGCTGAACGGTTTGATCGCCCCTGCCGACATGGGCTTGATCGTGCGCACTGCTGGCCTTGGCCGCAGCAGCGAAGAAATGCAGTGGGACCTCGACTACCTGCTGCAACTGTGGACCGCCATCAAGGAAGCGTCCCTGGATCGTGCCGCGCCATTCCTGATCTACCAGGAAAGCAACGTCATCATTCGTGCGATCCGCGACTACCTGCGCCAGGACATCGGTGAAGTCCTGATCGACAGCGTTGAAGCCCAGGAAGAAGCCCTGACCTTCATCCGCCAGGTGATGCCGCAGTACGCCAGCAAGATCAAGCTGTACGAAGACAGCGTTCCGCTGTTCAACCGTTTCCAGATCGAAAGCCAGATCGAAACCGCTTTCCAGCGCGTCGTCGAACTGCCTTCCGGTGGCTCCATCGTCATCGATCCGACCGAAGCCCTGGTGTCCATCGACATCAACTCGGCGCGCGCCACCAAAGGCAGCGACATCGAAGAAACCGCCCTGCAGACCAACCTTGAAGCGGCTGAAGAAATCGCCCGTCAACTGCGTCTGCGCGACATCGGCGGCCTGATCGTCATCGACTTCATCGACATGACACCGGCCAAGAACCAGCGCGCCGTGGAAGAAAAAGTCCGCGAAAGCCTGGAAGCCGACCGCGCCCGCGTTCAGGTCGGTCGCATCTCGCGCTTCGGCCTGCTGGAAATGTCCCGTCAGCGCCTGCGCCCATCGCTGGGCGAAAGCAGCGGCATCGTCTGCCCGCGTTGCAACGGCACCGGCATCATCCGTGACGTCGAATCCCTGTCGCTGGCAATCCTGCGCCTGATCGAAGAAGAAGCCCTGAAAGACCGTACCGCCGAAGTCCGCGCTCAGGTGCCGATCCCGGTCGCTGCGTTCCTGCTCAACGAAAAACGCAACTCGATCACCAAGATCGAACTGCGCACCCGTGCACGCATCATCATTCTGCCGAACGATCATCTCGAAACGCCGCACTTCGAAGTTCAGCGCCTGCGTGATGACAGCCCGGAAGCCCACAGCCTGCAGTCCAGCTACGAAATCGCTGCGGCCGCCGCCGAAGTGGAAGAAGTCCAGCCCGCGGCAGCGACCCGCACCCTGGTTCGCCAGGAAGCCGCAGTCAAGACCGCACCGGCTCGCGCCAACGCTCCGGTCCCGACCGAAGTCGCAGCACCGGTAGCCGCCCCTGCTCCGGTCGCTCATGAGCCAAGCCTGTTCAAAGGCCTGGTGAAGTCCCTGGTCAGCCTGTTCGCCACCAAGGAAGAGCCCGTCGCGCCGGCCGCAGTGGTTGAAAAACCGGCTGCCGAGCGTCCGGCCCGCAACGAAGAGCGTCGCAACGGTCGTCAGCAGAGCCGCAGCCGTAATGGTCGCCGCGACGAAGAGCGCAAGCCGCGCGAAGAACGTGCGCCGCGTGCCGAGCGTGAAGAACGCGCGCCACGGGAAGAGCGCGCTCCGCGTGAGGAACGTGCTCCACGTGAAGAGCGCGCACCGCGCGAGCCACGTGAGACCCGCGACGAAACCGCAACCCCACGTGAAGAGCGTCCTGCACGCGCGCCGCGTGAAGAGCGTCAGCCTCGTGCTCAGCGTGAAGATCGCAAGCCACGCGAAGAGCGCGTCCGTGAACTGCGTGAGCCGCTGGATGCCGCACCGGCTGTCAACGTGCCCCGCGAAGAACGCCCTGAGCGCGCACCGCGCGAAGAGCGTCAGCCTCGTGCGCCGCGTGAAGAGCGTCAACCACGTGCCGAGCAGGCCGCAGCAGCGGTTGAAGACGAAGCACTGTTGAACAACGAAGAGCAGCAGGACGAAAACGGCCAGGAACACGCCGAAGGCGATCGCCCTCGCCGTCGCTCCCGTGGTCAGCGTCGCCGCAGCAACCGTCGTGAGCGTCAGCGTGACGCCAACGGTGATGTGATCGAAGGCAGCGAAGAGCACCAGGCCGAAGCCGGTCACGACACCGTTCGCAGCGAAGGCAACAGCACTGAAATCGCTGCGGGTCTGGCCGTCACCGCCGCCGTTGCAGAAAGCGTGATCAGCGCCCCGGCCGAAGCCGACGCTCACCGTCAGGCTGAACGTGCCACCGCAGCTGTCGAAGCACCCGCTGTTGAAGCCGCGCCTGTCGAGAAAGCCGAAGCGCCTGTCGTCGAAGCGCCAGCCGTGGAAGCACCGACGGCGACCGCCAAACGTTCGATCATGCCTGAAGTTGAAGTCGCGCAATTCGACGCTTCTCTGAGCCCGTTCGAGCGTCAGGTGAAAGCCGCCGCTCAGGCTGAGACTGTCGAAACCCCGGCTGAGGTTGAAGCGCCTGCTGTTGTCGAAGCGCCTGCTCCGGCACCGGTCGTTGAGGCACCTGTTGCAGCGCCTGTCGCACCGGTCGAAGCGCCGAAAGCCGCTGAACCCGTGGTTGAGAAGCCAGTGATCGAGCAGCCAGTGGCTGCCGAGCCTGTGGTTGCAGCGGCTGAACTGGCGGCTCCGGAAATCGTCGCAGCGCCGGTGGCTGTAGAACCGGCACCGGCTCCAGCGCCAGTCGCAGCTGAAAAGCCAGCACTGCCGATGGCCAGCACCGGCCGCGCGCCGAACGATCCTCGTGAAGTTCGTCGTCGTCGCCTGGAAGCTGAACGCCTGCAGAAGGAAGCTGAAGCGGCCGCAAACGCTGCGCCACAACAAGCGCCAGTCGTTGCAGCGCCAGCACCTGTTGCTGTAGAAGCCGTCGCCAGTCCTGCCCCGGTTGTTGACGAGCACGTCAACACGAAGGAAGCGGTGACCGAGCACGGTGGAGAGCTGGAAGAAAGCAAAGAGCCCAAGCCGCTCGCGTAA
- a CDS encoding Trm112 family protein produces MDTKLLDILACPICKGPLKLSADKTELISKGAGLAYPIRDGIPVMLESEARTLTTDERLDK; encoded by the coding sequence ATGGACACCAAATTGCTCGACATCCTCGCTTGCCCGATCTGCAAAGGTCCGCTCAAGCTCAGCGCCGACAAAACCGAGCTGATCAGCAAGGGTGCCGGCCTGGCTTACCCGATCCGCGACGGCATCCCGGTCATGCTGGAAAGCGAGGCACGCACCCTGACCACTGATGAGCGTCTGGACAAATGA
- the sppA gene encoding signal peptide peptidase SppA has product MSDEWKAPSSQDDGERKADAKSWQLLEKTLLASVQEQRRARRWGIFFKSLTFLYLFVMLVMFSPLMDFEKGASRKASHTALIEVKGMIADTEAASADNIVGSLRSAFEDEKTKGVILRINSPGGSPVQSGYIYDEIRRLRAQKPNIKVYAVITDLGASGAYYIASAADQIYADKASLVGSIGVTAAGFGFVGTMEKLGVDRRTYTSGEHKAFLDPFQPPKPDETAFWQGVLDTTHKQFIASVKAGRGDRLKDKDHPELFSGLVWTGEQALALGLVDGLGSASYVAREVIGEKDMVDYTVQESPFDRFSKKLGSSVAEQIAMWAGFNGPSLR; this is encoded by the coding sequence ATGTCGGATGAATGGAAAGCACCGTCTTCGCAGGATGACGGCGAGCGCAAGGCCGATGCAAAAAGCTGGCAGCTGCTGGAAAAGACCTTGCTGGCCAGCGTTCAGGAGCAGCGTCGCGCCCGTCGCTGGGGCATTTTTTTCAAATCCCTGACGTTTCTTTATCTGTTCGTGATGCTGGTGATGTTTTCGCCGCTGATGGATTTTGAGAAAGGAGCGTCGCGCAAGGCCAGTCACACTGCCTTGATCGAAGTGAAGGGCATGATCGCCGACACTGAAGCGGCCAGCGCGGACAACATCGTTGGCAGCCTGCGGTCGGCTTTCGAGGATGAAAAAACCAAAGGCGTGATCCTGCGCATCAACAGTCCGGGTGGCAGCCCGGTTCAGTCGGGCTACATCTACGACGAGATTCGTCGTCTGCGCGCGCAGAAGCCGAACATCAAGGTCTATGCGGTCATTACCGACCTCGGGGCTTCGGGCGCTTATTACATTGCCAGCGCTGCTGATCAGATCTACGCCGACAAGGCGAGCCTGGTGGGTTCCATTGGTGTCACGGCGGCCGGCTTCGGTTTTGTCGGCACGATGGAGAAGCTGGGCGTGGATCGCCGTACGTACACTTCGGGTGAGCACAAGGCCTTCCTCGATCCGTTTCAGCCACCCAAGCCTGACGAGACTGCTTTTTGGCAGGGTGTGCTGGACACGACGCACAAGCAGTTTATTGCCAGTGTGAAAGCAGGGCGCGGTGACCGCTTGAAGGACAAGGACCATCCAGAGCTGTTTTCCGGTCTGGTGTGGACAGGCGAACAGGCTCTCGCTCTGGGCCTCGTGGACGGCCTGGGCAGCGCCAGTTATGTGGCGCGTGAGGTAATCGGCGAGAAGGACATGGTCGACTACACCGTGCAGGAGTCGCCGTTCGATCGCTTCTCGAAGAAGCTGGGTTCGAGCGTGGCCGAGCAGATCGCAATGTGGGCCGGATTCAACGGTCCTTCACTGCGCTAA
- the rluC gene encoding 23S rRNA pseudouridine(955/2504/2580) synthase RluC has translation MTNITPPTPGVQLVEVAPELAGQRIDNFLITYLKGVPKTLIYRILRKGEVRVNKGRIKPEYKLQAGDIVRVPPVRVPERDEPVPVAQGLLQRLEAAIVYEDKGLIVLNKPAGIAVHGGSGLSFGVIEAFRQLRPDAKELELVHRLDRDTSGLLMIAKKRSMLRHLHEQLRGDGVDKRYMALVRGNWATSQKQVRAPLLKSNLRSGERMVEVNEEGKEALTLFKVLRRFGDFATMVEARPITGRTHQIRVHALHAGHCIAGDSKYGDEDFSREIRDLGGKRLFLHAYALTVPLPDGGELKVEAPVDEMWAKTVERLLSAP, from the coding sequence ATGACGAATATCACCCCCCCAACCCCCGGCGTTCAGCTGGTAGAGGTTGCGCCGGAACTTGCCGGTCAACGCATCGATAATTTTCTGATCACGTACCTCAAGGGCGTTCCCAAGACCTTGATTTACCGCATATTGCGCAAAGGCGAAGTGCGAGTGAACAAAGGCCGGATCAAGCCCGAGTACAAGCTTCAGGCAGGCGACATTGTGCGCGTTCCACCCGTTCGGGTGCCTGAACGTGACGAACCTGTGCCCGTCGCACAGGGTCTGTTGCAGCGCCTGGAAGCGGCAATCGTTTACGAAGACAAAGGCCTCATTGTCCTGAACAAACCCGCTGGCATCGCGGTTCACGGCGGCAGCGGTCTGAGTTTCGGCGTCATAGAAGCCTTTCGTCAGTTGCGTCCCGACGCCAAGGAGCTGGAACTGGTCCATCGCCTGGACCGGGACACGTCGGGTCTGCTCATGATCGCCAAGAAACGCAGCATGTTGCGTCACTTGCACGAGCAGTTGCGTGGTGACGGCGTCGACAAGCGGTACATGGCATTGGTCCGTGGAAACTGGGCGACGTCTCAGAAGCAGGTTCGTGCCCCCTTGCTCAAGAGCAACCTGCGCTCGGGCGAGCGCATGGTCGAGGTGAATGAAGAAGGCAAAGAGGCGCTGACGCTGTTCAAGGTGCTGCGCCGTTTCGGTGACTTCGCGACGATGGTGGAGGCGCGCCCGATCACCGGTCGTACGCACCAGATTCGCGTACACGCCTTGCATGCTGGCCATTGCATCGCCGGTGACAGCAAATATGGCGATGAGGACTTCTCTCGCGAAATTCGTGATCTGGGCGGCAAGCGTCTGTTCCTGCATGCTTATGCACTCACCGTACCGCTGCCGGATGGTGGCGAGCTGAAAGTGGAAGCGCCCGTGGATGAAATGTGGGCCAAGACCGTGGAGCGTTTACTGAGTGCGCCGTGA
- a CDS encoding Maf family protein, which translates to MLPLLLASSSPYRRELLERLRLPFVCASPDIDESHRPQESAIALVKRLAQEKAIALAARFPDHLIIGSDQVAVLGEQILGKPHTFERALEQLSASSGKSVSFLTGLALYNSQTGHCQVDCVPFTVHMRELSAPRISRYLHAEQPYDCAGSFKAEGLGVSLFRSTEGPDATSLIGLPLIRLVDMLAEQGVEIP; encoded by the coding sequence ATGCTGCCTTTGCTCCTTGCTTCCAGCTCGCCTTATCGCCGGGAATTGCTCGAACGGCTGCGTTTACCGTTCGTCTGCGCATCCCCGGATATCGATGAAAGTCATCGCCCGCAGGAGTCCGCGATTGCGCTGGTGAAACGCCTGGCGCAAGAAAAGGCGATAGCGCTGGCCGCGCGCTTTCCGGATCACCTGATCATTGGCTCGGATCAGGTTGCCGTGCTGGGCGAGCAGATTCTCGGCAAGCCACACACCTTTGAGCGCGCCCTGGAGCAGCTCAGCGCGAGCAGCGGCAAAAGCGTGAGTTTCCTCACCGGCCTTGCGTTGTATAACAGCCAGACGGGCCATTGCCAGGTCGACTGCGTGCCGTTCACTGTCCACATGCGCGAACTCAGCGCACCTCGCATCAGCCGCTATCTGCATGCCGAGCAGCCGTACGACTGCGCAGGCAGCTTCAAGGCCGAAGGTTTGGGCGTGAGCCTGTTTCGCAGCACGGAAGGCCCGGACGCCACCAGCCTGATCGGCCTTCCTTTAATAAGGCTGGTGGACATGCTTGCAGAGCAAGGCGTCGAAATCCCCTGA
- a CDS encoding YceD family protein: MLNDPIPPHVDPRKLADRGTTLQGEMLLADLERLCDPLADNLGTVQAKFVFERDEQRAVVIHSEIDVEVKMVCQRCLELVTFPIHSECSYAVVKEGANTQSLPKGYDVLELGEDPLDLLALIEDELLLALPIVPTHDPKECQQPAGLDEPEPSVDEVTRSNPFSVLAQLKRDPNV, translated from the coding sequence ATGTTGAATGACCCGATTCCACCTCACGTTGACCCGCGCAAATTAGCTGATCGTGGCACTACTCTTCAGGGAGAGATGCTGCTGGCTGATTTGGAGAGACTCTGCGACCCGCTTGCTGACAATCTCGGTACAGTGCAGGCGAAATTCGTTTTTGAACGAGACGAGCAACGCGCCGTGGTTATTCACAGCGAAATTGACGTCGAAGTCAAAATGGTTTGCCAGCGTTGTCTTGAGCTGGTCACCTTTCCGATCCACAGCGAATGCAGTTACGCCGTGGTGAAGGAGGGTGCAAACACCCAGTCGTTGCCGAAAGGCTATGACGTGCTGGAACTCGGCGAAGATCCATTGGATTTGCTGGCGTTGATCGAGGATGAGCTTTTGCTCGCCTTGCCCATTGTGCCAACTCATGATCCGAAAGAATGCCAGCAGCCGGCGGGCCTCGATGAGCCCGAGCCGAGCGTGGACGAGGTAACGCGGTCCAACCCGTTCAGTGTATTGGCGCAGTTAAAGCGTGACCCAAACGTTTAG
- the kdsB gene encoding 3-deoxy-manno-octulosonate cytidylyltransferase, whose amino-acid sequence MTAAFTVVIPARYGSSRFPGKPLKTIAGKPMIQHVWEQARKSSAERVVVATDDQRIVDACLAFGAEVLMTRDDHNSGTDRLAEVASLLGLTNDAIVVNVQGDEPMIPPAVIDQVADNLAAHTEARMSTLAEPLDDVTALFNPNVVKVCSDLNGLALTFSRAPLPWARDALARSRDELPEGVPYRRHIGIYAYRAGFLHDFVSWGPCWLENTENLEQLRALWHGVRIHVADAVEAPPAGVDTAEDLERVRRLLEV is encoded by the coding sequence ATGACTGCAGCGTTTACCGTTGTTATCCCTGCACGTTACGGTTCGAGCCGTTTTCCCGGTAAACCGCTGAAAACCATCGCTGGCAAGCCCATGATCCAGCACGTCTGGGAGCAGGCGCGCAAAAGCAGCGCGGAGCGTGTGGTGGTGGCCACCGACGATCAACGCATTGTCGACGCCTGTCTGGCGTTCGGCGCTGAAGTGTTGATGACCCGCGACGATCACAATTCGGGCACCGACCGGCTGGCCGAAGTGGCATCGCTGCTCGGGCTCACCAACGACGCCATCGTGGTCAACGTCCAGGGCGACGAGCCGATGATCCCTCCCGCCGTGATCGATCAGGTCGCCGACAACCTCGCCGCGCACACTGAAGCGCGCATGTCGACGCTGGCTGAACCCCTCGACGATGTGACAGCGCTGTTCAATCCGAACGTGGTCAAGGTCTGTTCCGACCTCAATGGCCTGGCGCTGACGTTCAGCCGTGCGCCGCTGCCCTGGGCGCGCGATGCGCTGGCCAGGAGCCGTGACGAACTGCCCGAAGGTGTGCCTTACCGTCGACATATCGGCATCTACGCCTACCGCGCCGGTTTCCTGCATGACTTCGTGAGCTGGGGCCCTTGCTGGCTTGAAAACACTGAAAACCTCGAACAGTTGCGAGCCTTGTGGCATGGCGTGCGGATTCACGTCGCTGATGCAGTGGAAGCGCCGCCCGCCGGCGTCGACACCGCCGAAGACCTGGAACGCGTCAGGCGTTTGCTGGAGGTTTGA
- the murB gene encoding UDP-N-acetylmuramate dehydrogenase, giving the protein MSLQIQSNVSLKPFNTFGVDVRARLFAEAHNDSDVREALAYAAAHKVELLVIGGGSNLLLSRDLDALVLRMASRGIRITHEDCGAAIVEAEAGEPWHPFVQEMLARGLSGVENLSLIPGTVGAAPMQNIGAYGVELKDVFHSLVALDRENGELREFSLADCAFGYRDSVFKHQTGRWLILRVRFKLSFAARLHLDYGPVRQRLQEQGINEPTPMHVSRAICEIRSEKLPDPAVLGNAGSFFKNPVVPAELAERIKQTHPELVAYPQPDGQVKLAAGWLIEQAGWKGFREGDAGVHALQSLVLVNYGSATGRELLTLAQRIQADILERFGVTLEMEPNLY; this is encoded by the coding sequence ATGAGCCTGCAGATTCAATCCAACGTTTCACTCAAGCCCTTCAACACCTTTGGTGTCGATGTACGGGCTCGACTGTTTGCCGAGGCCCATAACGACAGTGATGTCCGCGAGGCGCTGGCGTACGCGGCGGCGCACAAGGTTGAACTGCTGGTCATCGGCGGCGGCAGCAACCTGCTGTTGAGTAGGGATCTCGACGCGCTGGTGCTGCGCATGGCCAGCCGGGGCATTCGCATCACGCACGAAGACTGCGGTGCTGCGATCGTCGAGGCTGAGGCGGGAGAGCCTTGGCATCCGTTCGTCCAGGAGATGCTGGCGCGCGGTCTGTCGGGCGTGGAAAACCTCAGTCTCATCCCGGGCACGGTGGGTGCTGCGCCGATGCAGAACATCGGCGCGTATGGCGTTGAGCTCAAAGACGTGTTCCACAGCCTGGTGGCGCTGGATCGGGAAAACGGCGAATTGCGCGAGTTTTCCCTGGCGGACTGCGCGTTCGGTTACCGCGACAGCGTGTTCAAGCACCAGACCGGTCGCTGGTTGATTCTTCGGGTGCGCTTCAAGCTGAGTTTCGCCGCCCGATTGCATCTGGATTACGGCCCGGTGCGCCAGCGTCTTCAGGAGCAGGGCATCAACGAGCCGACGCCGATGCATGTCAGCCGGGCGATCTGTGAGATTCGCAGTGAAAAGCTGCCCGACCCTGCCGTGCTGGGCAATGCCGGGAGCTTCTTCAAGAACCCGGTTGTACCTGCTGAGCTGGCTGAGCGTATCAAGCAGACCCATCCGGAGCTTGTGGCGTATCCACAACCTGACGGCCAGGTGAAACTTGCGGCAGGCTGGCTCATCGAGCAGGCAGGCTGGAAAGGCTTTCGTGAAGGCGATGCGGGCGTTCATGCGTTGCAGTCGCTGGTGCTGGTCAACTACGGCTCGGCCACCGGGCGGGAGCTGCTGACGTTGGCGCAGCGGATTCAAGCCGACATCCTCGAACGTTTCGGTGTGACGCTGGAGATGGAGCCTAACCTCTATTGA